A region of the Nocardia nova SH22a genome:
GCTGCGGATCGCCGACGATCTGGCCTACGGCTGCGGCGTCTGGTCCGCGAGCCTGCGCTCCCGGAAGCTGGAACCCCTACTGCCCCAGCTGATCCGGAACGGAGGGACCGATGCGACTGGCTGACCTCACCTCCGCCGACCTCACCACCCCACTCCTGCTGGCGATCCCGCTCGGCGCCACCGAACAGCACGGCCCGCACCTGCCACTGGGCACCGACACCGCCGTCGCGGTCGAACTGTGCGAACGCCTCGCCGACGCCCGTCCCGATATCGTTGTGGCCCCGGCAATTCCGTATGGATCGAGCGGCGAGCACGCGGGCTTCCCCGGCACCCTGTCCATCGGCCACGCCGCCCTCGAACTGGTGATCCTCGAATTGGTCCGCTCCGCAGACGAATTCGCCGGAGTCATCCTGGTCAACGGCCACGGCGGCAACCTGGAACCCCTCCGAGCAGCCTGCCGACGCCTGACCACCGAGGGCCGCGCCCCCCTACTGTGGTCCCCCACCGGCCCCGCCGACGACACCCACGCAGGACACACCGAAACCTCGGTCATGCTGACCCTGCACCCCGACCTGGTAGCAACAGACCGCGCCGAACCCGGCAACACCCAGCACCTACGAGATCTGATGCCGCAGTTACGATCCGGCGGAGTAAAAGCCGTCAGCGACAACGGCATACTCGGCAACCCGACCACCGCCACAGCAGAAAATGGCACGTCGATACTCGACCGCTGGACCACCGCCCTGCTCACCGCCGTCACCGAAAGATTCCCCGACAATCACCCCAGCGACGAGGGCCCGAGCAAGGCCTGGCCCCTTACTGATCGACGCGATCAATAACCCTGCGCTCGAAGCCATTCGGCAGCAATGCTGACATCATCAGCCGTGATCGCGTGCCCTATGGGTAACAGTCTGCGCGTCACCGACGCGCCCGCATCACGCAGCCGTTCGGCCAGGAGCGCACCGTCTCCCGGCGACCTACGATCGTCTCCCGCACCGTCGACTATCAACACCGGCATCCCGTCCAAGCTCCTCGTCGCATCATCGGTGAACGGCGACAGCGAGCGGAACAGGATCGCCCCCGCGAACAGATCAGGACGGGTCATCAGCAAGGCCACGGCCATGATCGCGCCGTTGGAGAATCCGACAACCATCGGATGTCGGATGAAATTATTTCCAGCACAGAATGTTTCGATGAATTCTGCCAACACAGGGACCCTGGCAGCAAGATCCGCCTCGTCCACGCGACGATCCGGAAATCGGCGGAAGAACGCATACCCACCGCCTATCTCGACCGTTCCACGAATGCCGAGTTTCGATGCTCCCGGCGATAATTCGTCGGCCAACGGCATGAGATCGGATTCGGAGCCGTACGTCCCGTGCAACAGCACGAGGGGCAGCGCCGCGGGATCGGCACCCGCTGTGAAGCGATGGACTGGCTGTGGCATCGGAAGCACCTCCGGACGACAAGAACCATACAACCGCGAGTCCGCCGACACCGTCGCCGTGGCCACGCCCGAAATGGTCCGGACACATCTGGATGCGATCTGTGATCTCTATGTCGCCACGTTCTCGGCGCCCCCGTTCGTGTGGCCCGAGGGAGCCGACTGCTCGAGGTGTTGCTGGGGAGCCGGTCGGAGGAGCGGGCGACCTTGGCGGTGCAGCCGCAAGCGGCCGAGACTCACGCCTTCTACGCGGCGGTCGGCGGATGGGTCCTCCTCGGCCGCCAGCACGTACCCGGCTTCGGCTACACGAACGACTGGTTCGACATCTATGTCGAAGACCTTGGCGTGAAGTCGAATCCGTAGGCCTTCGGTTCTTCGTCGAGCACTCGGACCGGAGCCGTGGTGCGCCACCGGTGCAAGCCGTCGCGAGCGACCATGATGCGTTCGGTGAAATCAAGCTGCTGGTAGGTGAATTCGGGACACGGTCACGCCGAGTAGGGCCGCGACGAGGCAGGCCGCGGAGCCCGTGATCCACACGGGCGTGTAGGAACCGTCGAGGTCGCGGATCAGGCCGCCGAGCAGGCCCATCGACCCTGCGCCGAGTTGGTGGAAGACGTTCACCCAGCCGAAGGCGGGCGCGCCGTTGTCGGCGAAGTAGTGGCGGCACAGGGCCAAAGTGGGGGGCACGGTGGCGACGTCGAGGATTCCGAAGGCGACGGCGAAGGTGATCAGGCTGGGGTTCAGGTTGCTGGCGAACAGGATCGGCAGGAGGGCCAGGGCGGCGCCGCGGCCGAGGAAGAACAGCGCGAGCAGGATTCGGGGTTCGATGCGGTCGCTGAGCCAGCCCGCGCCGACGGTGCCGATGATGTTGGTGAGGCCGATGATCGCGAGCAGACCGGACGCGGTCGTGGCGGCCATGCCGTGGTCGTGTGCCGCGGGGGTGAAGTGGCTCCACATCAGGCCGTTGGTGGTGGCTCCGCACAGTGCGAACATCGATGCGAGCAGCCAGAACCGCTTGTCGCGCAACAGCATCAGCAGCACCGCGACGGTGCGCCGGAACGGGTTGCCGACGCGGTGTTCCGGCGGCACAGCGCCGTCGTCACCGCCGTCCGTCGCGCCGTACCGGAGCACGCCGATCGCATGCGGGCTGTCCTTCAGGAATACCGGCACGCAGATCAGTGCGACCATCGCCAGCGCACCGCACACGAGTGCGGGCCCCCGCCAGCCGGTGTGCGACAAGACCACCGACAGCAGTGGGAGCATCGCGAACTGACCGGCGACCCCGGCGGCGGTCAGCAGACCGGTCGCGAGACCGATCTTCGAGCGGAACCAGCGAGTCGCGACCATGGCACCGAAAACCATTGTGATGGAACCGGTTCCGACACCGACCAGCAGACCCCACCACAGCACGAAGAAGAACTCGCCGGGCATCACGGTCGTCACCAGCAGCGACCCCGCCACCAGCAGCCCCAGCGCCGCGACGGTGACGCGTCGCAGACCGTGGCGATCCATCGCGGCGGCCGCGAACGGCGCGACCGCCCCGTACAGGACCATATTGATGCCCACGCCGACGCCGATGGCGGTGCGGCTCCACCCCTTCGAATCGACCAGCGGCTGGGTGACCAGACCGGCCATCGTCGTGAACGATCCGGCGGCGATCAGGGCGAGGGCGGCGACGATCACCATCGTCCACGCGGGATGGAAAAGCCGCCGCGCGGTGTCGCCGGGATCGATGCGACGGTCGCAGATGGTCACCGCGGTACTCCTTCGGGTCGTGTGCACCGGAACGGCCGGTGGTCTCACCTCCGGTCTAGCAACTCGGGGACGTTTTCGGGAGTATGCACATTTTCGTCCATATGGTCGAACTGGATACTATTGGGGACAATCGCGTCAGCTGGCAGGAGATGGTGATGACATCCGAGGTCGAGGAGATTCGGGGATCGGTGCGGCGGGCGATGGAGGTGTGCCCGGTCGAGGTCGCGGTGGCCGTTCTGGGTGGTTCCTGGAAGATGACGGTCGTCAAACATCTGCTCGACGGTCCGCTGCGCTACGGCGAGCTGCGTCGCCGCGTCGGTGAGGTCACTCCCCGCGTGCTGACCCGGCAGCTCCGCGAACTCGAGCAGGACGGGATCGTGTCCCGGCGGTCCTATCCCGAGGTCCCGCCGCGGGTCGAATATTCGCTGACTCCAATGGGTTCGGGCCTGCGGGACTTCGTGGCCGAGCTGGATCGCTGGGGCGACGCGTACGTTCGCGGCCTCGAAGCGCACTCGGTTTCCGATGCGGCGGGGATCGGCGACTGACGGAGAGCAGCCCCGCACCGGGCACGCGGGTCTTCGCAACCGTCCTGTCGTCATCCGATGCTCGATATCCGGAGCACGTCCGAACCGATACCATTTGTGCGGACGTGGGCGTAGAGTCCGTGACTCGCTGACCGAAGACACGGGAGGGGCCCGGAATGGTTCGATCGAAAATGATCCGTACCTGGGGAAATGCCGCCGCCAGCATCGTCGCGATGACGGCATTGGTGATCGGAGCGACCGGTTGCGGCTCGGCGGACCCGGCGCCGCCCGCCCCACAGCTCAATGCCCACTGCGACCAGCCCGGCGCCACCGGCAAGCTGGCCGACGGCCCCACCGCTTACGACGGCCGTACCGTCTACTGCACACCGGTCGAGGGCACCGACACCCACGTCTGGGCCTACACCCGCGGCCCGCTCCAGCACGACCCGAACGCCCGCGGATACACCTGCGACGACAAGGACTGCCATTTCCCCGACGGCGGGCCCGTTCCCGGTTACCAGCGCTGCGGAATCCTGTGTGGTGAACCGCCGACCAGCGGGGATGTCCAGAGCGGCTTCGCCGACTGCTTCAACGCGGGCACTCCGTTCGAGGAGTGCGAGCGCCGGCTACAGGACGGGCACTGATCGTCGCCGCGTGAGCGTCAGGACGAATTCGCCTGGCGGCGTTCGATTTCCGCGGCGCTCCAGGCCCCGATCATGCGGGCCGTCATGTTGATGGCCTCGCGCCGCTCCTCCGGATCGACTTCCAGGGCCGACGCGCGCAGCACCGCGGAGAAGCCGGTGTTGACCAGGACGAAGGCCATGATGTCGAGTTCGTGGTCGTCGGCGGGGCCGAGGATCTGGATCAGCAGCACCTTCGCCAGCAGCCGCAGGCGTGGTTCGAATTCGGGAATCCCGCTGTTGTAGAACTGGACGCCCGCGGCCAGTGCGCGGACCAGCTTCGCATTGGCGACCAGTTCGTCGCAGATCGTGGCGAGGATGTCGGCGGTGAGTTCCTCGACCGTCTTCTCCGACAGGTTCAGGCGCTCGGTGAAGCGCCGCTCGATACCCTCCAGCAGCTGTTCGAGTAATTCCTCGACCATCACCGTGCGATCGGAGAAGTAGCGGTAGACGGTGCCGATGCTCGTGCCCGCCTCCGCCGCGATCCGGTTGGTGGAGGTGTTCTCGATTCCGCGCTCGCCGAACAGTCGCGCCGCGGTGTCGAGGATCTGCTGGCGAGTCTCCTTGGCACGCTCCTGCGTCGGGCGTCGACGCTGACCGACCGCTTTGGACGGCATCGCCTGTCCTCCTGTTCCTTCCTGTTGTCGCGGTATCACCGCTGCCGCCGGTACGCGGACCGGTTGACCATCCTAGAACCCCCGCGCCCGGCTTATCGCCTGTTCGGCGCCATGACGACACGAATTGGCCGAGTCCACAAAACTGCGACGCGCACGCTATTACGTGCGCGTCACCGCCCGCCGGATCCCGTGTCCGGTACCACCGTTAACATCCAACCGTGGCGAAACTGAAGGTCTCGGTCGACGTTCCGACCGCCCCGGATCAGGCGTGGTCGCACGCCTCGAATCTGCGCGAGCTGGATCGGTGGCTGATCATGCACGAGGCCTGGCGCGGCCGGGTACCCGACGATCTCACGCCCGGAACGGAACTGGTCGGCGTCGCCACGGTGAAGGGATTTCGCAACCGGGTGCGCTGGACGGTGCGTACCGCGGAACCGCCGCATCGGCTGGTGCTGAGCGGGGCGGGCATCGGCGGTACGAAACTCGGACTGGAACTACTGGTCGCGCCGAAGGGCCCGGGTTCGGCGGTCACCGTCGACATCGACCTCGGCGGGCGGCCACTGTTCGGGCCGATCGGCTCGGTGGTAGCGCGGGCGCTGAAGGGCGATATCGAACGCTCCCTCGACAGGTTCGTCGAGCTGTACTGCTGAGACTTCAGCGCGGTTCCAGAACGACGATGGGAATACGCCGGGTACCGGCGTGCTCTCGATAGAACTCGAAGTCCGGTGTGGCCGTGGTGAATTCCCGCCACAGCGCCGGATATTCGTCTTCGGTGGCGACCCGCGCCCGCACCGACCGCGCCATCCCGTCGATCCGGACGGTGGTCTCGGGGTGGGCGAGCAGGTTGTGGAACCACGCCGGATGTTGCGCCTGACCGGCCTTCGAGGCCGCGATCGCCACCGCGTCCCCCGCCGGTACGTATATCAGCGGTGAGGTGCGCACGATGCCGGACCTGGCGCCGGTGTGCTCGAGCAGCAGGATGCGCGCCGCCGGGCGGCCGGGCATATGCCCACCGAGCCGCCCGCCCGAGCGCCGGTACAGCCAGACGTGCACCCTCGTGGACCGCCGTCCGGCGTAGATTCCGCGCCGGTTCACGAATTGCCCGGCAGCGGACGCGATTCCCCCGATGATCGACATACCTGCCAGTACACACCCGTGTCCCGCCGGTCCACAAGGACGCGTCCATCGTTGTGCGCGGGCGCCGCACAGCTCGCCTCGACTGCAGGTGAGTAGGGCGCAACGAACCGGCAATCGCGGAGCTGTGTCCGTGAAATATCCGCATCCGAGGATTTGCACCACACCGGCAACCGCGGAGAGGACACGCACGTGCGCACACGATCGAGATGTCTCCCGGCTCGGCCGCGACCCCGGCGCGAAACGTTCACCGAACCGCCGCCGATTCCGCCCCGAACACGGTTGCGGACCGCACGCGCGGCAATATGCTTCCCATCGTGACGAATCTGCGGATCAGTGAGGCGGCCGCGCTGCTGGGGGTCAGCGACGACACGGTGCGGCGGTGGATCGACCACGGCCGGTTGCCGGAGGTCCGGCTGGACAACGGGCGCAAGGGCGTGCGCGGACAGGACCTCGCCGACGTCCTGCGCGAGCAGTACACGGCGGCAACCGAACCGGGCGTCACCGTCGCCGCGTCGGCCCGTAACCGGATGCGCGGCATCGTGACGCGCGTCGTCAAGGACACCGTGATGGCGCAGGTCGAGATGCAGGCCGGGCCGTTCCGGCTGGTGTCGCTGATCAGCCGGGAATCGGTGGACGAACTCGGTCTCGAGGTCGGCAGCGTCGCCGTCGCCTCGGTCAAGTCGACCCATGTCGTGGTCGAAATACCAGAAAGTTGACGAGAATGCGGATCTTGCGAACACTCGGTGTCACGACGGCCGTCCTGGCCGTCACCGCGAGCCTGGCCGGATGCGGCTCCGACGATTCGAAGGCCACCTCCGGTAACGGTGAAATCTCCGGTACCGTCACGGTTTTCGCGGCGGCCTCGCTCACCGAGACCTTCACGAAACTGGGCCACGACTTCGAGGCCGCCCATCCCGGCACCAAGGTGGTCTACAGCTTCGGCGCCAGTTCGGCACTGGCACAACAGATCAAGCAGGGCGCGCCCGCCGATGTCTTCGCCTCCGCCGCTCCGGCGAACATGCAACAGGTCGTCGACTCCGGTGATGTCACCGCGCATCCCGATACGTTCGTGAGCAACCGCCTGGAAATCGCTGTGCCCAAGGGCAATCCGGGCAAGATCACCGGACTGGCCGACTTCGGCAAGCCCGATCCGCGGATCGCCCTGTGTGCGGTGCAGGTGCCGTGCGGTGCGGCGGCCGAGCAGGTCTTCAAGATCTCGAATATCACTCCGCAGCCCGATACCCGCGAACAGGATGTGAAGGCCGTACTCACCAAGGTGACACTCGACGAGGTGGACGCCGCGCTCGTCTACCGCACCGATGTGCAGGCGGCTGGTGACAAGGTGGAGGGAATCGACTTCCCGGAATCGGGGAAGGTGATCAACACCTATCCGATCGCGCCGCTGGCCAAGGCTCCCAATGCCGCCGCGGCCACCGCATACGTCGACTACATCCACTCCGATCAGGCGAAGAAGGTCTTCGCCGACGCGGGATTCGACACCCCGTGAGGCCGTCCGAGGCGACGTGGTGAGAGGCGCGGCGGCGCGGCGGCGGGCGGCGACCGGGCGACGCCCGGTCGTGCTGGTGCTGCCCGCCGTCTGCGCGCTGGCCTTCCTGACCGTCCCGCTCATCGGCCTGCTGGTGCGTGCACCGTGGGCGACGCTCACCGATCGCTTGTTCAGCGCCGATGTAGGTGTGGCGCTGCGTCTTTCGCTCGTCTGCGCCACCTGCGCCACGGTGATCTGCCTGCTGCTGGGCATTCCGCTGGCCTGGTTGCTGGCCCGGGCACGGATTCCGGGACGGGCGATGATCCGGGCGCTGGTGACAGTGCCGCTCGTCCTGCCACCGGTGGTGGGCGGGGTGGCGTTGCTGCTGGTCTTCGGGCGGCGGGGCCTGCTCGGGCAGTACCTCTACGAGTGGTTCGGTATCTCGCTGCCGTTCACCACCGCCGGTGTGGTGGTGGCCGAGGCGTTCGTCGCGATGCCGTTCCTTGTCATCTCGGTCGAGGGCGCGCTGCGCGGCGCCGACACCCGCTACGAGGAGGCCGCGGCGACCCTCGGCGCCACCCCCTGGTACACCTTCCGCCGGGTGACGCTGCCCGCGATCGCGCCCGGTGTGATCGCGGGCGCCGTGCTGTGCTGGGCGCGCGCGCTCGGCGAGTTCGGCGCGACCATCACCTTCGCCGGTAACTTCCCGGGCCGCACGACGACCATGCCGCTGGCGGTCTACCTGGCACTGGAACAGGATCCGGACGCCGCGATCGTGCTGAGCCTGGTGTTGCTGGTGGTCTCGGTCGCGGTGCTGGTGTCGTTGCGGGAGCGCTGGATTCGAGGTGCGGTATGACGCTGCGAGCGGCCCTGGATGTGCGCCGCGACCGGTTCCGGCTCGATATCGAGCTCACCGCCGAACCCGGTGAGGTGGTGGCGCTGCTCGGCCCCAACGGGGCGGGCAAGACCACGGCACTGCGCGCACTGGCCGGGCTGGTGCCGCTCACCGGCGGAGGTCTCACCGTCGCCGGTGCGGTGTGGGACGAACCACCGTCGATCTTCGTCCCCGCCGAGCGGCGCCGGGTCGGTGTGGTGTTCCAGGATTATCTACTGTTCCAGCATCTTTCGGCCCTGGAGAACGTAGCCTTCGGCCTGCGGGCGCGCGGCACGCCACGCCGCGAGGCCCGGACCCGGGCCGCCGCCTGGCTGGATCGGGTCGGACTCGGCGACCACGCCCGCGCCACCCCGCGTGCCCTGTCCGGCGGGCAGGCGCAGCGGGTGGCGCTGGCACGCGCCCTGGCCACCGATCCGCAGTTGCTACTGCTCGACGAACCGCTCGCCGCGCTCGATGCCGGTACCCGCGTGCAGGTGCGGGCCGACCTGGCCCGGCACCTGCGCGATTACGAGGGCCACACGGTCGTGGTCACCCACGATCCCCTCGATGCCATGGTGCTCGCGGACCGGCTGGTCATCGTCGAGGACGGCGGGATCGTGCAGCAGGGCGCACCCACCGAGATCGCCCGCCGCCCGCGCTCGGATTTCGTCGCGAATCTGGTGGGGCTCAACCTGTTCCGTGGCGCGGCGGCCGCCACCGATGTCGAGCTCGACGGCGGTGGACGCCTGACCGTCGCCGAACCGGCCGCCGGACGGGTCTTCCTCGCCTTCGCGCCCACGGCGGTGAGCCTGTATCGCGAACAGCCCACCGGAAGTCCCCGCAACACCTGGCCGGTGACCGTCGCCGGACTCGAACAGCACGCCAATCTGACCCGTGTCCGGCTCGACGGCGCACCGCCGGTTCTCGCCGACATCACCTCGGCCGCGGTCGCCGAACTCCGGCTCGAACCGGGCATGCGCCTGTGGGCGGCGGTCAAGGCCACCGAGATCCACGTCTATCCGGCGTAACCGACACGCACCGGGTTCAGCGGCGGCGCGGGCTGGAATTCCACCGGCAGTGCCGTCAGCGAACGATGGAAAGGTCCAGGACGCCACAGCAATTCGCCCGGACAGCCCTGCAGCCGCGCGTCGGGTACGGCGTCGAGCAGCTGATCGACGGCGTCCTCCGCGATCCGGTAGGCGGCCGACTGCGCGGGGCAGCGATGCCGCCCGGCGCCGAAGGCCAGATGGGAGCGATTGCCGTTGCGCTCACCGCCACGCACCTTGGGATCGTCGTTGCACGCGGCGATGCTCACCAGCACCGGTTCGTCGGCCGGTAACCACACCCCGTCGATCAGCATCGGCTGCCGCGGATAGCGCGCGCAGTAGTTGGCCAGCGGCGGATTGTCGAACAACACCCGATCCAGCGCATCACGGGTGGACAGGCTGCCGTCGCGCAGGCCGCCGCCGACCGGCTCGTCGGTCACCAGCAGCAACAGCGCGTTGGCGATGAGATGCACCTGCGGTTCCACCGCGGCGGTGTAGAGGGTGGCGATCTGCTCGATCAGTTCCTCGTCGCCGAGCCCGGCGGGATGCGCGAGCAGTCGCGAGGTGACATCGTCGCCCGGATCGGCCCGCGTCCGGCGCACCTGCTCCCGTAGCGCCGTGACCATGATCTCGGTCGCGACATCGGGATCCGCGGCCGTGTCGAAGCTCAGGGCGGCACCGGCCGCCAGCTGCTCGCCGATATCGGGGTCGATACCGAGCATCATCTCGATCGTGGTGCAGACCAGCGGGTAGACGTACTGCCCGATCAGCTCGGCCGCGCCGACCGTGCAGAACTCGTTGACCAGCGTCACCGCGATCTCCTCGACCGCGTTGTGCATGGCGGGCAGATCGACCGCGCCGAGGGCGTCACTACCGGCGGACCGGAACCGGCGATGGTCGGATCCCTCGGTGCGCAACGCGTTCGGGCGCCATCCCAGGGCGGACAGGACGGGGCTGGCCGCAGGGAGTCGGTCCTGCCAGCGCCGCGGATCGGCCGGAAAGTGCTCGGCCTCATCCAGAATCCGCATCGCCGTGTCGTAGCCGATCACGAGGGTGGCCGGAGTGCCCGGCGCGAGCTCCACCTCCGCGAGGGACGGGTGCCGTCGCCGCATCTCCCGGTAGGCGCGCCGCGCGTCGGCCGCGAAAGCAGCGGTGTAGATCGCGGTCCGGGGTCTGCCCGAGAAGGGTTGCGGCGCATGCGACGTCGTCACGACGAGAACTCCCATGGGTCGAGGTATGTGAAACACACAGCGATATCCCACGACCGGGGTGATGAATCCGCCGAAAGCCGAGTACGGTGACTCGCGCTCCCCCCTGTCGTTTGCCAAAACTCTCGATCAGAAGCTTATTTCGACTCCGATGCACGATAGCAGCGCCGGACGCACCGGGCGGGGCGGGCCCGCGAGGTTCAGCGGGGTTGTCCCGTCCTGCACCATCAGATATGCCACGGTTCGAGCCGGGCATCCGCCGCGCGCTGCGTGTGGTCCTGTTGTGAGCTGACGCTCGGAACCTGAGCACGGCGACGGCACCGCGGTGCGGGCGACTCGGAAGCGCGCCGAGGCGGGGGTCCACGTCCGGCGGCACCGGCCCGGTGGTGTGGCGGCGCACCGCTCACCATCGAAATATCCACCGGGCCGGTTCGTTTCGGACACCGTGGCCTGACCGGGGAAGTCAGCCGTTGACGATCGTGGCGCAGGCGAAGGTGATCGCGAACCTCGAGGTCGCCGGTCCGGCCGTCGGGTTCGACATGTCGGGCGCGGCCACGCCCTCGCCGGTGATCTTGTAGGTGTTGCCGTCCTTGACCACCGCGGCCGAGCCACCGGGTTGGCCGTTGCCGTATCCGACCGCGTAGGGCATTCCCGACGAGCCGCCCTTGGTGCCGCCGATGGCGACGGCCTGCACCGTGTTGTCGCCGGTGAGGGTGGCACTGATGCTCAGCTGCCCGTAGTTCGCGTTGTCGAGATCGACCATCGCCAGCGCGAGGGTGTCGCCCTGTTTCGCGCAGGTGGTGTCGAACTTTCCGGCCAGTTCCTTACCGTCGACCGATGCCGCCGACTTCCCGGAGGCCGCCGGGACCGCCGCCGAGGTCTGCGGCGACGCGGAGTTCCCCGGTGCCGCGCTGTCGCCGGAGTCGTCGCCACACGCGGCGACGGAGGCGACCAGGCCCACGGCAGCGAGCGCGGCGGCGGTGATACGGATCTGCTTGACGTTCACGATGTTCATTCCTTCGCTCCGATGTGCTCCGGCCCGGTGATCGGGCCGTCGAGAAGAATGCTGGCGGTCACCGCACGCCTACCGATCCCAGGTTCGTGCCACCCCCACCCGGGCCGAGTTCGGTTAACCTGGCCGAATGCGACGACCGCGCGCCATGGTGCTCGACGAGGTGTGGCGCGGAATCGATGGCGTCGAAGCGCTGAGCGGTGCGCAGGGCGCGCCGCTGCGCCGCACCGTCAAACTCGTGCTCGATCCGCTGGTGATCCGCCCGATTCAGCATCCGGCCTGCGCCGGGCCGATGGTGGACGCCGAGGGCGCCGCCCAGCTCGCGGCACGCCTGCACGCCGCGGCCGGGCAATTGCGCGCCACCGCGGCCTGGTTCACCCTCCTCAAACAGGTGCGCCGCACTCTGCGCATCACCGAGGGCCATCCGCAGGACCTCTACTTCCAGCGCTGCTTCGAACTGGCGACGGCCTTCGGATCGCCGGACCCCCTGCGTGATCGCGCCGTCGCGGAATCGGCACTAC
Encoded here:
- a CDS encoding type II toxin-antitoxin system Rv0910 family toxin, which translates into the protein MAKLKVSVDVPTAPDQAWSHASNLRELDRWLIMHEAWRGRVPDDLTPGTELVGVATVKGFRNRVRWTVRTAEPPHRLVLSGAGIGGTKLGLELLVAPKGPGSAVTVDIDLGGRPLFGPIGSVVARALKGDIERSLDRFVELYC
- the modB gene encoding molybdate ABC transporter permease subunit, producing the protein MRGAAARRRAATGRRPVVLVLPAVCALAFLTVPLIGLLVRAPWATLTDRLFSADVGVALRLSLVCATCATVICLLLGIPLAWLLARARIPGRAMIRALVTVPLVLPPVVGGVALLLVFGRRGLLGQYLYEWFGISLPFTTAGVVVAEAFVAMPFLVISVEGALRGADTRYEEAAATLGATPWYTFRRVTLPAIAPGVIAGAVLCWARALGEFGATITFAGNFPGRTTTMPLAVYLALEQDPDAAIVLSLVLLVVSVAVLVSLRERWIRGAV
- a CDS encoding TetR/AcrR family transcriptional regulator, whose product is MPSKAVGQRRRPTQERAKETRQQILDTAARLFGERGIENTSTNRIAAEAGTSIGTVYRYFSDRTVMVEELLEQLLEGIERRFTERLNLSEKTVEELTADILATICDELVANAKLVRALAAGVQFYNSGIPEFEPRLRLLAKVLLIQILGPADDHELDIMAFVLVNTGFSAVLRASALEVDPEERREAINMTARMIGAWSAAEIERRQANSS
- the modA gene encoding molybdate ABC transporter substrate-binding protein; the protein is MRILRTLGVTTAVLAVTASLAGCGSDDSKATSGNGEISGTVTVFAAASLTETFTKLGHDFEAAHPGTKVVYSFGASSALAQQIKQGAPADVFASAAPANMQQVVDSGDVTAHPDTFVSNRLEIAVPKGNPGKITGLADFGKPDPRIALCAVQVPCGAAAEQVFKISNITPQPDTREQDVKAVLTKVTLDEVDAALVYRTDVQAAGDKVEGIDFPESGKVINTYPIAPLAKAPNAAAATAYVDYIHSDQAKKVFADAGFDTP
- a CDS encoding nitroreductase/quinone reductase family protein, which codes for MSIIGGIASAAGQFVNRRGIYAGRRSTRVHVWLYRRSGGRLGGHMPGRPAARILLLEHTGARSGIVRTSPLIYVPAGDAVAIAASKAGQAQHPAWFHNLLAHPETTVRIDGMARSVRARVATEDEYPALWREFTTATPDFEFYREHAGTRRIPIVVLEPR
- a CDS encoding MFS transporter translates to MTICDRRIDPGDTARRLFHPAWTMVIVAALALIAAGSFTTMAGLVTQPLVDSKGWSRTAIGVGVGINMVLYGAVAPFAAAAMDRHGLRRVTVAALGLLVAGSLLVTTVMPGEFFFVLWWGLLVGVGTGSITMVFGAMVATRWFRSKIGLATGLLTAAGVAGQFAMLPLLSVVLSHTGWRGPALVCGALAMVALICVPVFLKDSPHAIGVLRYGATDGGDDGAVPPEHRVGNPFRRTVAVLLMLLRDKRFWLLASMFALCGATTNGLMWSHFTPAAHDHGMAATTASGLLAIIGLTNIIGTVGAGWLSDRIEPRILLALFFLGRGAALALLPILFASNLNPSLITFAVAFGILDVATVPPTLALCRHYFADNGAPAFGWVNVFHQLGAGSMGLLGGLIRDLDGSYTPVWITGSAACLVAALLGVTVSRIHLPAA
- a CDS encoding alpha/beta hydrolase — translated: MPQPVHRFTAGADPAALPLVLLHGTYGSESDLMPLADELSPGASKLGIRGTVEIGGGYAFFRRFPDRRVDEADLAARVPVLAEFIETFCAGNNFIRHPMVVGFSNGAIMAVALLMTRPDLFAGAILFRSLSPFTDDATRSLDGMPVLIVDGAGDDRRSPGDGALLAERLRDAGASVTRRLLPIGHAITADDVSIAAEWLRAQGY
- a CDS encoding TOBE domain-containing protein, whose translation is MTNLRISEAAALLGVSDDTVRRWIDHGRLPEVRLDNGRKGVRGQDLADVLREQYTAATEPGVTVAASARNRMRGIVTRVVKDTVMAQVEMQAGPFRLVSLISRESVDELGLEVGSVAVASVKSTHVVVEIPES
- the mftE gene encoding mycofactocin biosynthesis peptidyl-dipeptidase MftE, whose protein sequence is MRLADLTSADLTTPLLLAIPLGATEQHGPHLPLGTDTAVAVELCERLADARPDIVVAPAIPYGSSGEHAGFPGTLSIGHAALELVILELVRSADEFAGVILVNGHGGNLEPLRAACRRLTTEGRAPLLWSPTGPADDTHAGHTETSVMLTLHPDLVATDRAEPGNTQHLRDLMPQLRSGGVKAVSDNGILGNPTTATAENGTSILDRWTTALLTAVTERFPDNHPSDEGPSKAWPLTDRRDQ
- a CDS encoding ABC transporter ATP-binding protein, producing MTLRAALDVRRDRFRLDIELTAEPGEVVALLGPNGAGKTTALRALAGLVPLTGGGLTVAGAVWDEPPSIFVPAERRRVGVVFQDYLLFQHLSALENVAFGLRARGTPRREARTRAAAWLDRVGLGDHARATPRALSGGQAQRVALARALATDPQLLLLDEPLAALDAGTRVQVRADLARHLRDYEGHTVVVTHDPLDAMVLADRLVIVEDGGIVQQGAPTEIARRPRSDFVANLVGLNLFRGAAAATDVELDGGGRLTVAEPAAGRVFLAFAPTAVSLYREQPTGSPRNTWPVTVAGLEQHANLTRVRLDGAPPVLADITSAAVAELRLEPGMRLWAAVKATEIHVYPA
- a CDS encoding winged helix-turn-helix transcriptional regulator, whose translation is MTSEVEEIRGSVRRAMEVCPVEVAVAVLGGSWKMTVVKHLLDGPLRYGELRRRVGEVTPRVLTRQLRELEQDGIVSRRSYPEVPPRVEYSLTPMGSGLRDFVAELDRWGDAYVRGLEAHSVSDAAGIGD